The DNA segment GGGTCATTCAACGCCTCATCTTCATAAAAAGAGCTAGTTTTAATAGGTTGATGATGCTTAACATAGCAAACCTCAATCAATCTAGCGAGCTTGGTAATAAGTTCACGCCACCCACCGTTTTCAACCAACAAATATCCTGTTGCAGGGCGATCATTACCAGCCCCCGTTACTTCCTTGCAATTTAATACATACTCTCGATAATCTTCAGGAAAATCTTGAACTTCACCCAATTGCTCCTCGTACTCATCACACATTCTTTGGGGACGCCGAAGATACCACTGAAACTTGTCTCCCACAGGACGAAGTAAAGCTAAGTTCAGCTGAAAGAGTCTATCGCCTGCATTATTATGCTTGCTCCCTATCTTTGGAATCAGGTAGAACGGCAGCTTCCAGTTTGAACCCGGTCCCCACTTTTGAAAGTGAATTGAATTGCCATTAGGCAAGTCCAACCGCTGGTAACAAATACCATCGTCTACATCTACAAGACATCCATCATCTAAGGCATCTTTTAAACCTTCCATTATGCTATAGCCAAGACCAGCTAATTCGTCATAGACCCCTTCACTCATTCCAACCTCCCACTAAAGAACAGAATGCCAGCAATACGAGTTACTCAAATTTCATACGTGATTCACTTCAACATCCAAAAAATAAACTGCGAACACATGCAATCGAAAAATGTGTAACACACCGTAAAACAAAGCTTATGAACAAACAACCATTTCGCTCTGATGCCTCGAAATCGTGCTTAGGTGTCAAAGCCTAACGAGGGTCGAATCCCTCTCTCTCCGCCAAATCATGATCCTAAGGGGTTTCTGAAGAGTACCAAATCTTCGGAACCCCTTTTG comes from the Halodesulfovibrio sp. genome and includes:
- a CDS encoding HNH endonuclease signature motif containing protein → MSEGVYDELAGLGYSIMEGLKDALDDGCLVDVDDGICYQRLDLPNGNSIHFQKWGPGSNWKLPFYLIPKIGSKHNNAGDRLFQLNLALLRPVGDKFQWYLRRPQRMCDEYEEQLGEVQDFPEDYREYVLNCKEVTGAGNDRPATGYLLVENGGWRELITKLARLIEVCYVKHHQPIKTSSFYEDEALNDPERYANRRARIRINQWKFRWVLRRAYADRCAITGTTPHHALDACHIQNHNEDGNNRRANGILLRADLHNLFDKKLLKINPKTYRVEIDSALKDTPYGTLEGKKICKTIDGKYPSQKYLRIKYEP